Proteins from a genomic interval of Archangium lipolyticum:
- a CDS encoding tetratricopeptide repeat protein — MAKTAPRKAPASQKKAVRAAPKKKSAAAAKKRPGSAKKRVAPVKKPAAAKKRAAPVAPSAPEQAAPSQVPETPEMKALPAGEPVEGGPALPFEIDPKRVEESLRKMREELVHWANKGRYTKVRFKFRGKQLLPDLPIAAVVAAEGLTFYWGGILRALIVTVAGGSLLQVELVNDADKRVQAGKEALLAGDLDEALAHFREALAMDRDNVGAHLNVGVALKLRGDREGALASFERAKSLDPEGPLGAEAERLAAPLRPKDTMAQAS; from the coding sequence ATGGCGAAGACAGCACCCCGCAAGGCCCCGGCGAGCCAGAAGAAGGCCGTCCGAGCGGCTCCGAAGAAGAAGAGCGCCGCTGCCGCGAAGAAGCGTCCCGGGTCCGCGAAGAAGCGTGTGGCTCCGGTGAAGAAGCCCGCCGCCGCGAAGAAGCGCGCCGCCCCGGTGGCGCCCTCCGCGCCCGAGCAGGCCGCTCCGAGCCAGGTACCCGAGACGCCCGAGATGAAGGCCCTGCCGGCCGGGGAGCCCGTGGAGGGCGGTCCCGCGCTGCCTTTCGAGATCGACCCCAAGCGCGTCGAGGAGAGCCTGCGCAAGATGCGCGAGGAGCTCGTCCACTGGGCCAACAAGGGCCGCTACACCAAGGTGCGTTTCAAGTTCCGCGGCAAGCAGCTGCTGCCGGACCTGCCCATCGCCGCCGTGGTCGCCGCCGAGGGCCTCACCTTCTACTGGGGCGGCATCCTCCGCGCGCTCATCGTCACCGTGGCCGGCGGCAGCCTGCTGCAGGTGGAGCTCGTCAACGACGCGGACAAGCGCGTGCAGGCTGGCAAGGAGGCCCTGCTCGCGGGGGACCTGGACGAGGCCCTCGCCCACTTCCGCGAGGCGCTCGCCATGGACCGCGACAACGTCGGCGCGCACCTCAACGTGGGGGTGGCCCTCAAGCTGAGGGGGGACCGCGAGGGTGCCCTCGCCTCCTTCGAGCGCGCGAAGTCGTTGGATCCGGAAGGCCCCCTGGGGGCCGAGGCCGAGCGGCTCGCCGCCCCGCTGCGGCCCAAGGACACGATGGCCCAGGCGAGCTGA